Proteins co-encoded in one Xyrauchen texanus isolate HMW12.3.18 chromosome 19, RBS_HiC_50CHRs, whole genome shotgun sequence genomic window:
- the LOC127660022 gene encoding uncharacterized protein LOC127660022 isoform X1, with product MSSSLITHAFKHIPVICCRPFTRYRCKTKCNPHNLRPLCTSTPAPLSFSVGLWNCQSAVNKAAFIPAFATQSTLSILALTETWIRPEDTATPAALSNNFSFSHTPRHTGRGGGTGQLTSFLEELDVLLSSLPEDGRPLVVLGDFNIHQDKPQAIELNTLLASFDLERLHTTATHRPARTTPPSPWLSDVLREHRTDLRAAERRWRKSKDPADLAQRHHSDRSNRCLSGRHLGLDEGTPPSTQPCQDRTPCLSSQPGC from the exons atgtctagttcactaataacacatgccttcaagcacatccctgttatctgttgtagaccgttcacaagatacagatgcaagacaaaatgcaacccacacaacctacggccgctttgcacttcaacacctgctccactctcgttctcagtgggactctggaactgccagtctgctgtgaacaaagctgccttcattccagctttcgccacgcagtccaccctcagcatcctggcactgacagagacatggatacgtcctgaggatacagcaacacctgctgctctctctaacaacttctccttctcccacacccctcgacatactggtaggggtgggggaacag gtcagctgacaagctttcttgaggaattggatgtcctgctgtcctccttgccagaggatggcaggccacttgtggttcttggtgatttcaacatacaccaggacaaaccccaggccattgaactgaatactcttctggcctcatttgacttggaaagactacacaccacagcaactcacag accagcacggactacaccacccagcccctggctgtctgacgtccttcgtgaacatcggactgatctcagggcagctgagaggagatggcggaaatctaaagatccagctgatctag cccaacgacaccacagtgaccgttcgaatcgctgcctgtctggcagacatctcggcctggatgaaggaacaccaccttcaactcaaccctgccaagaccgaactccttgtctttccagccaacccggctgttga
- the LOC127660022 gene encoding uncharacterized protein LOC127660022 isoform X2: MSSSLITHAFKHIPVICCRPFTRYRCKTKCNPHNLRPLCTSTPAPLSFSVGLWNCQSAVNKAAFIPAFATQSTLSILALTETWIRPEDTATPAALSNNFSFSHTPRHTGRGGGTGQLTSFLEELDVLLSSLPEDGRPLVVLGDFNIHQDKPQAIELNTLLASFDLERLHTTATHRSGNQLDLIFTHQHGLHHPAPGCLTSFVNIGLISGQLRGDGGNLKIQLI, translated from the exons atgtctagttcactaataacacatgccttcaagcacatccctgttatctgttgtagaccgttcacaagatacagatgcaagacaaaatgcaacccacacaacctacggccgctttgcacttcaacacctgctccactctcgttctcagtgggactctggaactgccagtctgctgtgaacaaagctgccttcattccagctttcgccacgcagtccaccctcagcatcctggcactgacagagacatggatacgtcctgaggatacagcaacacctgctgctctctctaacaacttctccttctcccacacccctcgacatactggtaggggtgggggaacag gtcagctgacaagctttcttgaggaattggatgtcctgctgtcctccttgccagaggatggcaggccacttgtggttcttggtgatttcaacatacaccaggacaaaccccaggccattgaactgaatactcttctggcctcatttgacttggaaagactacacaccacagcaactcacaggtcgggcaaccagctggacctcatttttacac accagcacggactacaccacccagcccctggctgtctgacgtccttcgtgaacatcggactgatctcagggcagctgagaggagatggcggaaatctaaagatccagctgatctag